One segment of Theobroma cacao cultivar B97-61/B2 chromosome 9, Criollo_cocoa_genome_V2, whole genome shotgun sequence DNA contains the following:
- the LOC18590080 gene encoding auxin response factor 4 isoform X3: MEIDLNHAVNEVEKTALCNGDCDKSSACVYCLSSSSSSCSSNSASPPGSSSIYLELWHACAGPLASLPKKGNVVVYFPQGHLEQVSSASPFSPLEMATFDLRPQIFCKVVNVQLLANKENDEVYTQVTLLPQPELGGPNLESKQLDELGVDEGGGGSPTKSTPHMFCKTLTASDTSTHGGFSVPRRAAEDCFPPLDYKQTRPSQELVAKDLHGVEWRFRHIYRGQPRRHLLTTGWSIFVSQKNLVAGDAVLFLRGEDGELRLGIRRAVRPRNGLPDSVLAKQNSYPNVLSSVANAISTKSMFHVFYSPRASHAEFVVPFQKYIKGITNPVCTGTRFKMRFEMDDSPDRRCSGVVTGIGDSDPYRWPNSKWRCLMVRWDEDIVSDHQERVSPWEIDPSVSLPPLSIQSSPRLKKLRTGLQAAPPDTPITGGGGFLDFEESVRSSKVLQGQENVGFVSPLYGRDTVNCPLDFEMQSPAHQSLASTGIEKTNISEFLRARATTYTGFAESNGFPKVLQGQEICPLRSLTQKADLNLGVWAKTNLGCNSFNMHQAPKTNCYPLASEGLRNMYFPYSDFYKAGQDPTMSSYTSTFLRGNVSFNPSSIKTGVIVDSVRKPNPLNEHKPLENIASPAFRKNLRNQQDDCFKGNVAGCKLFGFSLTAESPTPNSQNSVTLT; the protein is encoded by the exons ATGGAAATTGATCTGAACCATGCAGTGAATGAGGTGGAGAAGACTGCACTTTGCAATGGGGACTGTGACAAATCCAGTGCTTGTGTTTACTGTTTGTcctcttcatcttcttcatgtTCTTCAAACTCAGCTTCGCCTCCTGGTTCCTCTTCCATTTATTTGGAGCTTTGGCATGCTTGTGCTGGTCCCCTCGCTTCACTTCCCAAAAAGGGAAATGTTGTTGTTTACTTCCCTCAGGGTCACTTGGAACAAGTTTCCTCTGCCTCTCCTTTCTCTCCCTTGGAAATGGCCACCTTTGATCTTCGTCCTCAAATCTTTTGCAAAGTGGTGAATGTCCAGCTTCTT gCCAATAAGGAGAATGATGAGGTCTATACACAGGTCACTTTACTTCCTCAGCCAGAG TTGGGAGGTCCTAATTTGGAGAGCAAGCAGCTGGATGAGCTAGGTGTGGATGAGGGAGGTGGAGGATCACCTACAAAATCAACCCCTCACATGTTTTGCAAGACACTAACAGCTTCTGACACTAGCACCCATGGAGGGTTCTCTGTTCCACGTAGAGCTGCCGAAGACTGCTTTCCTCCGCTG GATTACAAACAGACAAGGCCCTCACAAGAGCTTGTTGCCAAAGACCTGCATGGAGTTGAGTGGAGGTTTCGACATATATATAGGG gtcAACCAAGGCGGCATCTCCTTACAACAGGCTGGAGTATTTTTGTGAGTCAAAAGAATCTTGTTGCTGGTGATGCAGTGCTCTTTCTGAG GGGTGAAGATGGAGAGCTGAGGTTGGGAATTAGACGAGCTGTACGACCAAGAAATGGTCTTCCTGATTCAGTTCTTGCAAAACAGAATTCATATCCAAATGTTCTTTCTTCAGTGGCTAATGCAATATCCACCAAGAGCATGTTTCATGTCTTCTACAGTCCAAG GGCCAGTCATGCAGAGTTTGTTGTACCCTTCCAAAAGTATATTAAAGGCATCACTAATCCAGTGTGCACTGGAACAAGATTCAAAATGAGATTTGAAATGGATGATTCGCCTGACAGAAG GTGTAGTGGTGTGGTGACAGGAATAGGGGACTCAGATCCTTATAGATGGCCCAACTCAAAGTGGAGATGCTTAATG GTTAGGTGGGACGAAGATATTGTGAGTGATCACCAAGAGAGAGTTTCCCCTTGGGAAATTGATCCTTCTGTCTCTCTCCCACCCTTGAGTATTCAATCTTCACCAAGGTTGAAGAAACTGCGGACAGGTCTGCAGGCTGCTCCACCTGACACCCCCATCACAG GAGGGGGTGGATTTTTGGACTTTGAGGAATCAGTAAGATCCTCTAAGGTCTTGCAAGGTCAAGAAAATGTAGGTTTCGTATCACCCTTGTATGGACGTGATACTGTAAACTGCCCGCTCGATTTTGAGATGCAGTCTCCAGCACATCAAAGTCTTGCGTCAACAGGAATTGAAAAGACTAATATTAGTGAGTTTCTAAGGGCTCGCGCCACCACTTACACGGGCTTTGCAGAATCTAATGGGTTTCCAAAGGTCTTGCAAGGTCAAGAAATTTGCCCATTGAGATCCCTAACACAGAAGGCTGATCTCAACCTTGGCGTTTGGGCAAAAACCAATCTTGGTTGCAATTCTTTCAACATGCATCAAGCACCCAAAACCAATTGCTATCCGCTGGCATCAGAAGGGCTTCGAAATATGTATTTTCCGTATAGTGACTTTTACAAAGCTGGCCAGGATCCTACAATGAGCTCTTATACATCTACGTTTCTAAGAGGCAATGTCTCGTTTAATCCTTCATCAATTAAGACGGGGGTTATTGTGGACAGTGTCAGAAAACCAAATCCATTGAATGAGCATAAGCCATTAGAGAATATTGCAAGTCCTGCttttaggaaaaatttgaGGAACCAACAGGATGACTGCTTCAAAGGAAATGTGGCTGGATGTAAACTCTTTGGGTTCTCCTTGACTGCAGAATCACCCACTCCGAACTCACAAAATTCTG TGACTTTGACTTGA
- the LOC18590080 gene encoding auxin response factor 4 isoform X2 — protein sequence MEIDLNHAVNEVEKTALCNGDCDKSSACVYCLSSSSSSCSSNSASPPGSSSIYLELWHACAGPLASLPKKGNVVVYFPQGHLEQVSSASPFSPLEMATFDLRPQIFCKVVNVQLLANKENDEVYTQVTLLPQPELGGPNLESKQLDELGVDEGGGGSPTKSTPHMFCKTLTASDTSTHGGFSVPRRAAEDCFPPLDYKQTRPSQELVAKDLHGVEWRFRHIYRGQPRRHLLTTGWSIFVSQKNLVAGDAVLFLRGEDGELRLGIRRAVRPRNGLPDSVLAKQNSYPNVLSSVANAISTKSMFHVFYSPRASHAEFVVPFQKYIKGITNPVCTGTRFKMRFEMDDSPDRRCSGVVTGIGDSDPYRWPNSKWRCLMVRWDEDIVSDHQERVSPWEIDPSVSLPPLSIQSSPRLKKLRTGLQAAPPDTPITGGGGFLDFEESVRSSKVLQGQENVGFVSPLYGRDTVNCPLDFEMQSPAHQSLASTGIEKTNISEFLRARATTYTGFAESNGFPKVLQGQEICPLRSLTQKADLNLGVWAKTNLGCNSFNMHQAPKTNCYPLASEGLRNMYFPYSDFYKAGQDPTMSSYTSTFLRGNVSFNPSSIKTGVIVDSVRKPNPLNEHKPLENIASPAFRKNLRNQQDDCFKGNVAGCKLFGFSLTAESPTPNSQNSGKRSCTK from the exons ATGGAAATTGATCTGAACCATGCAGTGAATGAGGTGGAGAAGACTGCACTTTGCAATGGGGACTGTGACAAATCCAGTGCTTGTGTTTACTGTTTGTcctcttcatcttcttcatgtTCTTCAAACTCAGCTTCGCCTCCTGGTTCCTCTTCCATTTATTTGGAGCTTTGGCATGCTTGTGCTGGTCCCCTCGCTTCACTTCCCAAAAAGGGAAATGTTGTTGTTTACTTCCCTCAGGGTCACTTGGAACAAGTTTCCTCTGCCTCTCCTTTCTCTCCCTTGGAAATGGCCACCTTTGATCTTCGTCCTCAAATCTTTTGCAAAGTGGTGAATGTCCAGCTTCTT gCCAATAAGGAGAATGATGAGGTCTATACACAGGTCACTTTACTTCCTCAGCCAGAG TTGGGAGGTCCTAATTTGGAGAGCAAGCAGCTGGATGAGCTAGGTGTGGATGAGGGAGGTGGAGGATCACCTACAAAATCAACCCCTCACATGTTTTGCAAGACACTAACAGCTTCTGACACTAGCACCCATGGAGGGTTCTCTGTTCCACGTAGAGCTGCCGAAGACTGCTTTCCTCCGCTG GATTACAAACAGACAAGGCCCTCACAAGAGCTTGTTGCCAAAGACCTGCATGGAGTTGAGTGGAGGTTTCGACATATATATAGGG gtcAACCAAGGCGGCATCTCCTTACAACAGGCTGGAGTATTTTTGTGAGTCAAAAGAATCTTGTTGCTGGTGATGCAGTGCTCTTTCTGAG GGGTGAAGATGGAGAGCTGAGGTTGGGAATTAGACGAGCTGTACGACCAAGAAATGGTCTTCCTGATTCAGTTCTTGCAAAACAGAATTCATATCCAAATGTTCTTTCTTCAGTGGCTAATGCAATATCCACCAAGAGCATGTTTCATGTCTTCTACAGTCCAAG GGCCAGTCATGCAGAGTTTGTTGTACCCTTCCAAAAGTATATTAAAGGCATCACTAATCCAGTGTGCACTGGAACAAGATTCAAAATGAGATTTGAAATGGATGATTCGCCTGACAGAAG GTGTAGTGGTGTGGTGACAGGAATAGGGGACTCAGATCCTTATAGATGGCCCAACTCAAAGTGGAGATGCTTAATG GTTAGGTGGGACGAAGATATTGTGAGTGATCACCAAGAGAGAGTTTCCCCTTGGGAAATTGATCCTTCTGTCTCTCTCCCACCCTTGAGTATTCAATCTTCACCAAGGTTGAAGAAACTGCGGACAGGTCTGCAGGCTGCTCCACCTGACACCCCCATCACAG GAGGGGGTGGATTTTTGGACTTTGAGGAATCAGTAAGATCCTCTAAGGTCTTGCAAGGTCAAGAAAATGTAGGTTTCGTATCACCCTTGTATGGACGTGATACTGTAAACTGCCCGCTCGATTTTGAGATGCAGTCTCCAGCACATCAAAGTCTTGCGTCAACAGGAATTGAAAAGACTAATATTAGTGAGTTTCTAAGGGCTCGCGCCACCACTTACACGGGCTTTGCAGAATCTAATGGGTTTCCAAAGGTCTTGCAAGGTCAAGAAATTTGCCCATTGAGATCCCTAACACAGAAGGCTGATCTCAACCTTGGCGTTTGGGCAAAAACCAATCTTGGTTGCAATTCTTTCAACATGCATCAAGCACCCAAAACCAATTGCTATCCGCTGGCATCAGAAGGGCTTCGAAATATGTATTTTCCGTATAGTGACTTTTACAAAGCTGGCCAGGATCCTACAATGAGCTCTTATACATCTACGTTTCTAAGAGGCAATGTCTCGTTTAATCCTTCATCAATTAAGACGGGGGTTATTGTGGACAGTGTCAGAAAACCAAATCCATTGAATGAGCATAAGCCATTAGAGAATATTGCAAGTCCTGCttttaggaaaaatttgaGGAACCAACAGGATGACTGCTTCAAAGGAAATGTGGCTGGATGTAAACTCTTTGGGTTCTCCTTGACTGCAGAATCACCCACTCCGAACTCACAAAATTCTGGTAAGAGGAGTTGTACAAAG TGA
- the LOC18590080 gene encoding auxin response factor 4 isoform X1: MEIDLNHAVNEVEKTALCNGDCDKSSACVYCLSSSSSSCSSNSASPPGSSSIYLELWHACAGPLASLPKKGNVVVYFPQGHLEQVSSASPFSPLEMATFDLRPQIFCKVVNVQLLANKENDEVYTQVTLLPQPELGGPNLESKQLDELGVDEGGGGSPTKSTPHMFCKTLTASDTSTHGGFSVPRRAAEDCFPPLDYKQTRPSQELVAKDLHGVEWRFRHIYRGQPRRHLLTTGWSIFVSQKNLVAGDAVLFLRGEDGELRLGIRRAVRPRNGLPDSVLAKQNSYPNVLSSVANAISTKSMFHVFYSPRASHAEFVVPFQKYIKGITNPVCTGTRFKMRFEMDDSPDRRCSGVVTGIGDSDPYRWPNSKWRCLMVRWDEDIVSDHQERVSPWEIDPSVSLPPLSIQSSPRLKKLRTGLQAAPPDTPITGGGGFLDFEESVRSSKVLQGQENVGFVSPLYGRDTVNCPLDFEMQSPAHQSLASTGIEKTNISEFLRARATTYTGFAESNGFPKVLQGQEICPLRSLTQKADLNLGVWAKTNLGCNSFNMHQAPKTNCYPLASEGLRNMYFPYSDFYKAGQDPTMSSYTSTFLRGNVSFNPSSIKTGVIVDSVRKPNPLNEHKPLENIASPAFRKNLRNQQDDCFKGNVAGCKLFGFSLTAESPTPNSQNSGKRSCTKVHKQGSLVGRAIDLSRLNGYDDLLTELERLFSMEGLLRDTDKGWRVLYTDSENDVMVVGDDPWHEFCDVVSKIHIHTQEEVEKMTIGMASDDTQSCLEQAPVIMEASKSSSVGQPDSSPTVIRV, from the exons ATGGAAATTGATCTGAACCATGCAGTGAATGAGGTGGAGAAGACTGCACTTTGCAATGGGGACTGTGACAAATCCAGTGCTTGTGTTTACTGTTTGTcctcttcatcttcttcatgtTCTTCAAACTCAGCTTCGCCTCCTGGTTCCTCTTCCATTTATTTGGAGCTTTGGCATGCTTGTGCTGGTCCCCTCGCTTCACTTCCCAAAAAGGGAAATGTTGTTGTTTACTTCCCTCAGGGTCACTTGGAACAAGTTTCCTCTGCCTCTCCTTTCTCTCCCTTGGAAATGGCCACCTTTGATCTTCGTCCTCAAATCTTTTGCAAAGTGGTGAATGTCCAGCTTCTT gCCAATAAGGAGAATGATGAGGTCTATACACAGGTCACTTTACTTCCTCAGCCAGAG TTGGGAGGTCCTAATTTGGAGAGCAAGCAGCTGGATGAGCTAGGTGTGGATGAGGGAGGTGGAGGATCACCTACAAAATCAACCCCTCACATGTTTTGCAAGACACTAACAGCTTCTGACACTAGCACCCATGGAGGGTTCTCTGTTCCACGTAGAGCTGCCGAAGACTGCTTTCCTCCGCTG GATTACAAACAGACAAGGCCCTCACAAGAGCTTGTTGCCAAAGACCTGCATGGAGTTGAGTGGAGGTTTCGACATATATATAGGG gtcAACCAAGGCGGCATCTCCTTACAACAGGCTGGAGTATTTTTGTGAGTCAAAAGAATCTTGTTGCTGGTGATGCAGTGCTCTTTCTGAG GGGTGAAGATGGAGAGCTGAGGTTGGGAATTAGACGAGCTGTACGACCAAGAAATGGTCTTCCTGATTCAGTTCTTGCAAAACAGAATTCATATCCAAATGTTCTTTCTTCAGTGGCTAATGCAATATCCACCAAGAGCATGTTTCATGTCTTCTACAGTCCAAG GGCCAGTCATGCAGAGTTTGTTGTACCCTTCCAAAAGTATATTAAAGGCATCACTAATCCAGTGTGCACTGGAACAAGATTCAAAATGAGATTTGAAATGGATGATTCGCCTGACAGAAG GTGTAGTGGTGTGGTGACAGGAATAGGGGACTCAGATCCTTATAGATGGCCCAACTCAAAGTGGAGATGCTTAATG GTTAGGTGGGACGAAGATATTGTGAGTGATCACCAAGAGAGAGTTTCCCCTTGGGAAATTGATCCTTCTGTCTCTCTCCCACCCTTGAGTATTCAATCTTCACCAAGGTTGAAGAAACTGCGGACAGGTCTGCAGGCTGCTCCACCTGACACCCCCATCACAG GAGGGGGTGGATTTTTGGACTTTGAGGAATCAGTAAGATCCTCTAAGGTCTTGCAAGGTCAAGAAAATGTAGGTTTCGTATCACCCTTGTATGGACGTGATACTGTAAACTGCCCGCTCGATTTTGAGATGCAGTCTCCAGCACATCAAAGTCTTGCGTCAACAGGAATTGAAAAGACTAATATTAGTGAGTTTCTAAGGGCTCGCGCCACCACTTACACGGGCTTTGCAGAATCTAATGGGTTTCCAAAGGTCTTGCAAGGTCAAGAAATTTGCCCATTGAGATCCCTAACACAGAAGGCTGATCTCAACCTTGGCGTTTGGGCAAAAACCAATCTTGGTTGCAATTCTTTCAACATGCATCAAGCACCCAAAACCAATTGCTATCCGCTGGCATCAGAAGGGCTTCGAAATATGTATTTTCCGTATAGTGACTTTTACAAAGCTGGCCAGGATCCTACAATGAGCTCTTATACATCTACGTTTCTAAGAGGCAATGTCTCGTTTAATCCTTCATCAATTAAGACGGGGGTTATTGTGGACAGTGTCAGAAAACCAAATCCATTGAATGAGCATAAGCCATTAGAGAATATTGCAAGTCCTGCttttaggaaaaatttgaGGAACCAACAGGATGACTGCTTCAAAGGAAATGTGGCTGGATGTAAACTCTTTGGGTTCTCCTTGACTGCAGAATCACCCACTCCGAACTCACAAAATTCTGGTAAGAGGAGTTGTACAAAG GTTCACAAGCAAGGCAGCTTGGTTGGAAGAGCCATTGATCTCTCAAGACTGAATGGATATGATGACTTGCTGACTGAACTAGAACGTCTATTCAGTATGGAAGGCCTTTTAAGAGATACTGATAAAGGGTGGCGAGTTTTGTATACTGACAGTGAGAATGATGTAATGGTGGTTGGAGATGACCCGTGGCA TGAATTTTGTGACGTGGTGTCCAAGATCCACATACACACCCAAGAAGAAGTGGAGAAGATGACCATAGGAATGGCCAGTGACGATACTCAAAGCTGTCTGGAGCAAGCACCAGTGATAATGGAAGCATCAAAGTCTTCCTCAGTGGGCCAGCCAGATTCCTCTCCAACAGTTATAAGGGTATGA
- the LOC18590081 gene encoding isovaleryl-CoA dehydrogenase, mitochondrial isoform X1, whose translation MQRISAARSLCGKILRKERQRAFFSSTSLLFDDTQLQFKESVRQFAQENIAPHASKIDQSNSFPKDVNLWKLMGDFNLHGITAPEEYGGLGLGYLYHCIALEEISRASGSVGLSFGAHSNLCINQLVRNGSPAQKEKYLPKLISGEHVGALAMSEPNSGSDVVSMKCKADRVDGGYVLNGNKMWCTNGPVAQTLVVYAKTDVTAGSKGITAFIIEKGMPGFSTAQKLDKLGMRGSDTCELVFENCFVPEENVLGKEGKGVYVLMSGLDLERLVLAAGPLGIMQACLDVVLPYIRERVQFGRPIGEFQFIQGKVADIYTSLQSSRSYVYSVARDCDNGRVDPKDCAGVILWAAERATQVALQAIQCLGGNGYVNEYTTGRLLRDAKLYEIGAGTSEIRRMVIGRELFKQQ comes from the exons ATGCAGAGGATATCGGCAGCAAGGTCTTTATGTggcaaaattttgagaaaagagaGACAACGCGCTTTCTTTTCCTCAACTTCCTTGCTCTTCGACGACACTCAGTTACAG TTTAAAGAAAGTGTTAGGCAATTTGCACAAGAAAATATTGCCCCTCATGCTTCCAAAATAGACCAATCTAATTCTTTCCCCAAG GACGTTAATTTATGGAAACTCATGGGAGATTTTAATCTCCATGGAATAACTGCCCCAG AGGAATATGGGGGACTTGGTCTTGGTTACTTGTATCATTGCATAGCATTGGAAGAAATAAGCCGAGCTTCGGGCTCTGTTGGTCTTTCTTTTGGTGCTCATTCTAATCTATGCATCAATCAGTTG GTGAGGAATGGAAGCCCTGCGCAGAAAGAGAAGTACTTGCCGAAG CTCATCAGTGGAGAGCATGTAGGCGCTCTTGCAATGAGTGAACCCAATT CTGGCTCTGATGTTGTTAGCATGAAGTGCAAAGCTGATCGAGTTGATGGGGGCTATGTTCTCAATGGGAACAAGATGTGGTGCACTAATGGTCCAGTTGCTCAAACATTG GTTGTTTATGCAAAAACAGATGTCACAGCTGGCTCAAAAGGAATCACAGCATTTATTATCGAGAAGGGAATGCCTGG ATTCAGTACTGCTCAGAAATTAGACAAACTTGGGATGCGAGGAAGTGATAC ATGTGAGCTTGTCTTTGAGAATTGCTTTGTTCCAGAAGAAAATGTTCTcggaaaagaaggaaaag GGGTTTATGTATTAATGTCAGGACTAGATTTGGAGAGACTTGTTTTGGCGGCTGGGCCCCTTGGTATAATGCAGGCATGTCTTGATGTTGTTCTTCCTTACATACGAGAGAGGGTACAGTTTGGCCGCCCAATTGGGGAATTTCAGTTTATACAG GGTAAAGTTGCTGACATTTATACGTCTCTACAATCATCAAG GTCCTACGTGTATTCTGTTGCAAGGGACTGCGACAATGGAAGAGTTGACCCTAAG GACTGTGCTGGAGTTATACTTTGGGCAGCTGAAAGAGCCACTCAAGTTGCTTTGCAG GCGATACAATGTCTAGGGGGTAATGGATATGTAAATGAGTACACGACGGGCCGTCTGCTTCGAGATGCCAAGCTATATGAAATTGGGGCAGGAACTAGCGAAATCAGAAGAATGGTCATTGGTCGTGAGCTTTTTAAGCAGCAGTAA
- the LOC18590081 gene encoding isovaleryl-CoA dehydrogenase, mitochondrial isoform X2 has protein sequence MQRISAARSLCGKILRKERQRAFFSSTSLLFDDTQLQFKESVRQFAQENIAPHASKIDQSNSFPKDVNLWKLMGDFNLHGITAPEEYGGLGLGYLYHCIALEEISRASGSVGLSFGAHSNLCINQLVRNGSPAQKEKYLPKLISGEHVGALAMSEPNSGSDVVSMKCKADRVDGGYVLNGNKMWCTNGPVAQTLVVYAKTDVTAGSKGITAFIIEKGMPGFSTAQKLDKLGMRGSDTCELVFENCFVPEENVLGKEGKGVYVLMSGLDLERLVLAAGPLGIMQACLDVVLPYIRERVQFGRPIGEFQFIQGKVADIYTSLQSSRSYVYSVARDCDNGRVDPKDCAGVILWAAERATQVALQVYKHVNFVKTEGWLQFASSALHSCIIEHMSI, from the exons ATGCAGAGGATATCGGCAGCAAGGTCTTTATGTggcaaaattttgagaaaagagaGACAACGCGCTTTCTTTTCCTCAACTTCCTTGCTCTTCGACGACACTCAGTTACAG TTTAAAGAAAGTGTTAGGCAATTTGCACAAGAAAATATTGCCCCTCATGCTTCCAAAATAGACCAATCTAATTCTTTCCCCAAG GACGTTAATTTATGGAAACTCATGGGAGATTTTAATCTCCATGGAATAACTGCCCCAG AGGAATATGGGGGACTTGGTCTTGGTTACTTGTATCATTGCATAGCATTGGAAGAAATAAGCCGAGCTTCGGGCTCTGTTGGTCTTTCTTTTGGTGCTCATTCTAATCTATGCATCAATCAGTTG GTGAGGAATGGAAGCCCTGCGCAGAAAGAGAAGTACTTGCCGAAG CTCATCAGTGGAGAGCATGTAGGCGCTCTTGCAATGAGTGAACCCAATT CTGGCTCTGATGTTGTTAGCATGAAGTGCAAAGCTGATCGAGTTGATGGGGGCTATGTTCTCAATGGGAACAAGATGTGGTGCACTAATGGTCCAGTTGCTCAAACATTG GTTGTTTATGCAAAAACAGATGTCACAGCTGGCTCAAAAGGAATCACAGCATTTATTATCGAGAAGGGAATGCCTGG ATTCAGTACTGCTCAGAAATTAGACAAACTTGGGATGCGAGGAAGTGATAC ATGTGAGCTTGTCTTTGAGAATTGCTTTGTTCCAGAAGAAAATGTTCTcggaaaagaaggaaaag GGGTTTATGTATTAATGTCAGGACTAGATTTGGAGAGACTTGTTTTGGCGGCTGGGCCCCTTGGTATAATGCAGGCATGTCTTGATGTTGTTCTTCCTTACATACGAGAGAGGGTACAGTTTGGCCGCCCAATTGGGGAATTTCAGTTTATACAG GGTAAAGTTGCTGACATTTATACGTCTCTACAATCATCAAG GTCCTACGTGTATTCTGTTGCAAGGGACTGCGACAATGGAAGAGTTGACCCTAAG GACTGTGCTGGAGTTATACTTTGGGCAGCTGAAAGAGCCACTCAAGTTGCTTTGCAG GTATATAAACATGTGAACTTCGTAAAGACTGAAGGGTGGTTGCAGTTTGCCTCTTCGGCTCTCCATTCATGTATCATAGAGCACATGAGTATCTAA